A portion of the Nitratidesulfovibrio termitidis HI1 genome contains these proteins:
- the larA gene encoding nickel-dependent lactate racemase — translation MRIELKYGHGYVPLELPDSVHVDVFEPNPVEPLADPLAALHAALDEPLGCPRFEDRPAPRSVAIAVPDETRPVPVRLLLPPVLDRLFAAYPSLKPEDVVIVVGGGLHPPADEAQLARVLPEDLRGCRVVAHDAEHSRLARFGATTRGTPVEVNAAYGAAELRLVIGMVDAHQFVGFTGGAKGVAIGCASAAMIEANHRLMRDPAATVGAIETNPVRLDLDEAGELAGVAMAINVVLDAAKRPVTVLAGWPPQVMRAAAKVTAQVYGLAFDKPYDVVIASCGGTPKDLCLYQAQKGLNTAVQCAAPGAKVLLVAECGQGIGDEVYHDYVRRFPCAHSLKKDFESGAFRMGAHKGFLFARATTSFEVVVHSDLDPARLRECLLTPGDMQETVNTWLAGLRDPRVAVVKNANSSFFYKK, via the coding sequence ATGCGCATCGAGCTGAAGTACGGGCACGGTTATGTGCCCCTGGAGTTGCCGGATTCCGTCCATGTGGACGTGTTCGAACCGAACCCTGTAGAACCACTGGCCGACCCCCTGGCCGCCCTGCATGCCGCCCTGGACGAACCGTTGGGTTGTCCCCGGTTTGAAGACCGTCCGGCGCCCCGTTCCGTGGCCATCGCCGTGCCGGACGAGACGCGCCCCGTGCCGGTGCGGCTGTTGCTGCCGCCGGTGCTGGACCGGCTGTTCGCCGCGTATCCGTCCCTGAAGCCGGAGGACGTGGTGATCGTGGTGGGCGGCGGGCTGCACCCCCCGGCGGACGAGGCCCAACTGGCCCGCGTGCTGCCGGAAGATCTGCGCGGCTGCCGGGTGGTGGCCCACGATGCCGAGCACTCCAGGCTGGCGCGCTTTGGCGCCACCACGCGCGGCACCCCGGTGGAGGTCAATGCCGCCTACGGCGCGGCGGAACTGCGGCTGGTCATCGGCATGGTGGACGCGCACCAGTTCGTGGGCTTCACCGGCGGGGCCAAGGGTGTGGCCATCGGCTGCGCTTCGGCGGCCATGATCGAGGCCAACCACCGCCTGATGCGCGATCCGGCGGCCACCGTGGGGGCCATAGAGACCAACCCCGTGCGTCTTGACCTGGACGAGGCCGGTGAACTGGCCGGGGTGGCCATGGCCATCAACGTGGTGCTGGACGCGGCCAAGCGCCCGGTGACCGTACTGGCCGGGTGGCCGCCCCAGGTCATGCGCGCCGCCGCCAAGGTTACGGCGCAGGTGTACGGGCTGGCCTTCGACAAGCCCTATGATGTCGTCATCGCCTCATGCGGGGGCACCCCCAAGGATCTCTGCCTGTACCAGGCCCAGAAGGGGCTGAACACGGCGGTGCAGTGCGCCGCGCCCGGCGCGAAGGTGCTGCTGGTGGCCGAGTGCGGCCAGGGCATCGGCGACGAGGTGTATCACGACTACGTGCGGCGCTTTCCCTGCGCCCATTCGCTGAAGAAGGACTTCGAGTCCGGGGCGTTCCGCATGGGCGCGCACAAGGGCTTCCTGTTCGCGCGGGCCACCACCAGCTTCGAGGTGGTGGTGCATTCCGACCTGGATCCGGCCCGGCTGCGCGAATGCCTGTTGACGCCCGGCGACATGCAGGAAACCGTGAACACCTGGCTGGCAGGGTTGCGGGACCCGCGCGTGGCCGTGGTGAAGAACGCCAACTCGTCGTTCTTCTACAAGAAGTAG
- a CDS encoding tripartite tricarboxylate transporter TctB family protein produces the protein MRSSVADITSGLAVLAIAGVFHAQSGDLEGVSLLFPRMLIIFMTLGAFLLCAQGLLKRRKGEDAPQDDEPVAVGRVVMISAGAIAYVAIIPFLGFYPASALYLFGMSMVLSDAGGSTRKRAVASAVFTVVLCLFVWIGFAMLLGVPTPEGMLF, from the coding sequence ATGCGTAGCAGCGTTGCCGACATCACCTCCGGCCTTGCCGTGCTGGCCATTGCCGGTGTGTTCCACGCCCAGAGCGGCGACCTTGAAGGGGTCAGCCTGCTGTTCCCCCGGATGCTCATCATCTTCATGACCCTTGGCGCTTTCCTTTTGTGTGCCCAGGGCCTGCTGAAGCGCCGCAAGGGCGAGGACGCACCGCAGGACGACGAGCCCGTGGCCGTGGGCCGGGTGGTCATGATCTCTGCGGGAGCCATTGCCTATGTCGCCATCATTCCTTTCCTGGGCTTCTATCCCGCCTCCGCCCTGTACCTTTTCGGCATGTCCATGGTGCTGAGCGATGCTGGCGGCAGCACGCGCAAGAGGGCCGTGGCTTCTGCCGTGTTCACCGTGGTGTTGTGCCTGTTCGTCTGGATAGGGTTCGCGATGCTGTTGGGCGTTCCCACTCCGGAAGGCATGCTGTTCTAG
- a CDS encoding tripartite tricarboxylate transporter permease, with product MMEFIGPAIGHLFEPLNILLMVVGLTGGIIVGALPGLTATMGVALMVPATFAMDATSGLVMLGAIYAGAIYGGANSACLICTPGTPSSVATTFDGWPLCQAGRADIGLVTSLLSSAFGGIVGTVLLLFLAAPLARFALQFGGPENFWLCIFGLSTIAVMSSGNMVKGLLSGAMGLLVSTVGIDPNAGVPRFTFGYYPLVQGIEVIPAMIGLFSFSQVLYLIGSYKPFIAEYQPTPGALREVMNALASRCKVILMRSSLIGGLVGMLPGAGGEIASIIAYNESKRWDKHPERYGKGAIEGLASSESANNAVIGGSLIPMLTLGIPGSAVAAVILGALLAKGIQPGFKVFTATGDLAYTFIMSQFAVNLLMIPIGLLLARIMTKLLSIRLTFVAIAIVVLSVIGSYAIRNSMLDVWIVIVFGFLGYFSGRVGLDTGAMALGIILGPMIEENLGKCVHLSKASGGSVINVFLESPIAILLFLMTMLSLATPFLLDWKRKRRDCGCDVPQSKEDSTHA from the coding sequence ATGATGGAATTTATCGGACCGGCCATCGGGCATCTGTTCGAACCGCTGAACATCCTGCTGATGGTCGTGGGCCTGACGGGGGGCATCATCGTGGGGGCCCTGCCGGGCCTTACCGCCACCATGGGCGTAGCCCTCATGGTGCCGGCCACCTTCGCCATGGACGCCACCAGCGGCCTGGTCATGCTGGGGGCGATCTACGCAGGCGCCATCTACGGCGGGGCCAACTCCGCCTGTCTCATCTGCACCCCCGGCACGCCGTCGTCCGTGGCCACCACTTTTGATGGTTGGCCGCTGTGTCAGGCTGGCCGCGCCGACATCGGCCTGGTCACCTCTCTGCTGTCTTCGGCCTTTGGCGGTATCGTCGGTACCGTTCTGCTGCTGTTCCTGGCCGCGCCGCTGGCCCGGTTTGCCCTGCAGTTTGGCGGCCCCGAGAATTTCTGGCTGTGCATCTTCGGCCTGTCCACCATTGCGGTCATGTCGTCGGGCAACATGGTCAAGGGTCTGTTGTCGGGCGCCATGGGCCTGCTGGTATCCACCGTGGGCATCGACCCCAACGCCGGTGTGCCCCGCTTCACCTTCGGGTACTATCCGCTGGTGCAGGGCATTGAAGTCATCCCGGCCATGATCGGCCTGTTTTCCTTCTCGCAGGTGCTGTACCTGATCGGCAGCTACAAGCCGTTCATCGCGGAATACCAGCCAACGCCCGGCGCCCTCCGTGAGGTCATGAACGCCCTGGCGAGCCGCTGCAAGGTCATCCTGATGCGTTCGTCGCTCATTGGTGGCCTGGTGGGCATGCTGCCCGGCGCGGGCGGCGAGATTGCCTCCATCATCGCCTACAACGAGTCCAAACGCTGGGACAAGCATCCCGAGCGGTACGGCAAGGGGGCGATCGAAGGCCTTGCTTCCAGCGAAAGCGCCAACAACGCGGTCATCGGCGGCTCGCTGATCCCCATGCTGACCCTGGGCATCCCGGGCAGCGCGGTGGCGGCGGTCATTCTGGGCGCACTGCTGGCCAAGGGCATCCAGCCCGGCTTCAAGGTGTTCACCGCCACGGGCGACCTGGCCTACACCTTCATCATGTCCCAGTTCGCGGTGAACCTGCTGATGATCCCCATCGGCCTGCTGCTGGCCCGCATCATGACCAAGCTGCTCAGCATCCGCCTGACCTTCGTGGCCATCGCCATCGTGGTGCTGTCGGTCATCGGGTCATACGCCATCCGCAACAGCATGCTGGACGTGTGGATCGTCATCGTCTTCGGCTTCCTGGGCTACTTCTCCGGCCGGGTGGGCCTGGATACGGGGGCCATGGCCCTCGGCATCATCCTTGGCCCCATGATCGAGGAAAACCTGGGCAAGTGCGTGCACCTGTCCAAGGCCTCGGGTGGCTCGGTGATCAACGTGTTCCTCGAAAGCCCCATCGCCATCCTGCTCTTCCTGATGACCATGCTGTCGCTGGCAACGCCCTTCCTGCTGGACTGGAAGCGCAAGCGGCGCGACTGCGGCTGCGACGTGCCGCAGTCCAAGGAGGATTCCACCCATGCGTAG
- a CDS encoding tripartite tricarboxylate transporter TctB family protein, which yields MRSSVADITSGLAVLVIAGVFHSQSGDLDGVSLLFPRMLIIFMALGGIYLCGLGLLKGRKGDAAPQDDEPVAVGRVVMISAGAIAYVAIIPLLGFYLASALYLFGMSMVLSDAGGSTRKKAVASAAFTVVLCLFVWIGFAMLLGVPTPEGMLF from the coding sequence ATGCGTAGCAGCGTTGCCGACATCACCTCCGGTCTCGCCGTCCTGGTCATTGCCGGTGTGTTCCATTCCCAGAGCGGCGATCTTGATGGGGTCAGCCTGCTGTTTCCCCGGATGCTCATCATCTTCATGGCCCTTGGCGGCATCTACCTGTGCGGCCTTGGCCTGCTGAAGGGGCGCAAGGGTGATGCCGCACCGCAGGACGACGAACCCGTGGCCGTGGGCCGCGTGGTCATGATCTCCGCCGGGGCCATTGCCTATGTCGCCATCATTCCCTTGCTGGGCTTCTACCTTGCCTCCGCCCTGTACCTGTTCGGCATGTCCATGGTGTTGAGCGATGCTGGCGGCAGCACGCGCAAAAAGGCCGTGGCCTCTGCCGCGTTCACCGTGGTGCTGTGCCTGTTCGTCTGGATAGGGTTCGCGATGCTGTTGGGCGTTCCCACTCCCGAAGGCATGCTGTTCTGA
- a CDS encoding tripartite tricarboxylate transporter permease yields MMEFIGPAIGHLFEPLNILLMIAGLTGGIIVGALPGLTATMGVALMVPATFAMDATSGLIMLGAIYAGAIYGGSNSACLICTPGTPSSVATTFDGWPLCQAGRADIGLITSLLSSVFGGIVGTVFLLFLAAPLARFALQFGGPENFWLCIFGLSTIAVMSSGNMVKGLLSGAMGLLVSTVGIDPNVGVPRFTFGYYPLVQGIEVIPAMIGLFSFSQVLYLIGSYKPFIADYRPAPGALSLVARALVGRCKVNLMRSSIIGTLVGMLPGAGGEIASIISYNEAKRWDKNPERYGTGIIEGVAASESANNAVIGGSLIPMLTLGIPGSAVAAVILGALLAKGIQPGFKVFTATGDLAYTFIMSQFAVNLLMIPIGLLLARIMTKLLSIRLTFVAIAIVVMSVIGSYAIRNSMLDVWIVIVFGFLGYFSGRVGLDTGAMALGIILGPMIEENLGKCVHLSRASGGSVINVFLESPIAILLIALTLLSLATPFLLDWKRKRRDCGCDVPQSKEDSTHA; encoded by the coding sequence ATGATGGAATTTATCGGGCCCGCCATCGGCCATCTGTTCGAGCCTTTGAACATTCTGCTGATGATCGCGGGTCTGACGGGGGGCATCATCGTGGGGGCCCTGCCGGGCCTCACCGCCACCATGGGCGTCGCCCTCATGGTGCCGGCCACCTTTGCCATGGACGCCACCAGCGGCCTGATCATGCTGGGAGCGATCTATGCAGGCGCCATCTACGGCGGTTCCAACTCCGCCTGTCTCATCTGCACGCCCGGCACGCCCTCGTCCGTGGCAACCACCTTCGACGGCTGGCCGCTGTGCCAGGCCGGTCGAGCCGACATCGGCCTGATCACCTCGCTGCTTTCCTCCGTGTTCGGCGGCATCGTCGGCACCGTGTTCCTGCTGTTCCTGGCCGCGCCGCTGGCCCGGTTCGCCCTGCAGTTCGGCGGCCCCGAAAATTTCTGGCTGTGCATTTTCGGCCTTTCCACCATCGCGGTCATGTCGTCGGGCAACATGGTCAAGGGCCTGTTGTCCGGGGCCATGGGGCTTCTGGTGTCCACCGTGGGCATTGACCCCAACGTCGGTGTGCCCCGCTTCACCTTCGGGTACTATCCGCTGGTGCAGGGCATTGAAGTCATTCCCGCCATGATCGGCCTGTTTTCCTTCTCGCAGGTGCTGTACCTGATCGGCAGTTACAAGCCGTTCATCGCCGATTACCGCCCCGCGCCCGGCGCCCTGAGCCTGGTGGCGCGCGCCTTGGTGGGGCGGTGCAAGGTCAACCTGATGCGCTCGTCCATCATCGGTACCCTCGTGGGCATGCTGCCCGGCGCGGGCGGCGAGATTGCCTCCATTATTTCCTACAACGAGGCCAAGCGCTGGGACAAGAATCCCGAGCGCTACGGCACGGGCATCATCGAGGGCGTTGCCGCCAGCGAAAGCGCCAACAACGCGGTCATCGGCGGCTCGCTGATCCCCATGCTGACCCTGGGCATTCCGGGCAGCGCGGTGGCGGCGGTCATCCTGGGCGCGCTGCTGGCCAAGGGCATCCAGCCCGGCTTCAAGGTGTTCACCGCCACGGGCGACCTGGCTTACACCTTCATCATGTCCCAGTTCGCGGTGAACCTGCTGATGATTCCCATCGGCCTGCTGCTGGCCCGCATCATGACCAAGCTGCTCAGCATCCGCCTGACCTTCGTGGCCATCGCCATCGTGGTAATGTCGGTCATCGGCTCGTACGCCATCCGCAACAGCATGCTGGACGTGTGGATCGTCATCGTCTTCGGCTTTCTGGGCTACTTCTCCGGCCGGGTGGGCCTGGATACCGGGGCCATGGCCCTCGGCATCATCCTTGGTCCCATGATCGAGGAGAACCTGGGCAAGTGCGTGCACCTGTCCAGGGCCTCGGGCGGCTCGGTGATCAACGTGTTCCTTGAAAGCCCCATCGCCATCCTGCTCATCGCGCTCACCCTGCTTTCGCTGGCCACCCCCTTCCTGCTGGACTGGAAGCGCAAGCGGCGCGACTGCGGCTGCGACGTGCCGCAGTCCAAGGAGGATTCCACCCATGCGTAG
- a CDS encoding tripartite tricarboxylate transporter substrate binding protein, translating to MKVRFLARLALAALLVLGLAVAGDAYAKYPDKPINMIIAFTAGGSSDVQARIMQKYWNKYSDQQWVFIYKPGAGGAIGFGEIANARPDGYTIGGINIPHLVLQPMVQKAMFSIDSYAYICQVVNDPQAVVVRNDSKFKSVKEIFEFAKANPGKLKVGLVGPNSGHHLMFLDVKGKFDFPVTEVFYKGAADQNAALLGGEIDVMFGNLNDVMRSLEEMTVLGLAAEKRNAFLPDVATLREQGFDVVSDIRRAYVAPKGIDKAQLDYLRETFKKICDDPEYVSDMKKAGQPTEYMDGDAFAAYVRTQNEFAKTMLQKAGLLK from the coding sequence ATGAAAGTGCGTTTCCTTGCGCGGCTGGCCCTTGCGGCGCTGCTCGTCCTCGGCCTTGCTGTTGCCGGTGATGCCTACGCCAAGTATCCCGACAAGCCCATCAACATGATCATCGCCTTCACGGCGGGCGGGTCCAGCGACGTGCAGGCCCGCATCATGCAGAAGTACTGGAACAAGTACTCCGACCAGCAGTGGGTGTTCATCTACAAGCCCGGTGCCGGCGGCGCCATCGGCTTTGGCGAAATCGCCAACGCCCGTCCCGACGGCTACACCATCGGCGGCATCAACATTCCGCACCTGGTGCTGCAGCCCATGGTCCAGAAGGCCATGTTCTCCATCGACAGCTACGCCTACATCTGCCAGGTCGTGAACGATCCGCAGGCCGTGGTCGTGCGCAACGACAGCAAGTTCAAGTCGGTCAAGGAAATCTTCGAGTTCGCCAAGGCCAACCCCGGCAAGCTCAAGGTGGGCCTGGTGGGCCCCAACAGCGGCCATCACCTGATGTTCCTTGACGTGAAGGGCAAGTTCGACTTCCCCGTCACCGAAGTGTTCTACAAGGGCGCCGCCGACCAGAACGCGGCCCTGCTGGGCGGCGAAATCGACGTCATGTTCGGCAACCTGAACGACGTCATGCGCAGCCTCGAAGAAATGACCGTGCTCGGCCTTGCGGCGGAAAAGCGCAACGCCTTCCTGCCCGACGTGGCCACCCTGCGTGAACAGGGCTTCGACGTGGTATCCGACATCCGCCGTGCCTACGTTGCCCCCAAGGGCATCGACAAGGCCCAACTGGACTACCTGCGCGAAACCTTCAAGAAGATCTGCGACGACCCGGAATACGTCTCTGACATGAAGAAGGCGGGCCAGCCCACCGAATACATGGATGGCGACGCCTTTGCCGCGTACGTGCGCACCCAGAACGAGTTCGCCAAGACCATGCTGCAAAAGGCCGGTCTGCTGAAGTAG
- a CDS encoding UxaA family hydrolase — protein sequence MTANTFLGYRRENGRVGVRNHVVILPLDDLSNAASEAVANNVKGTLALPHPYGRLQFGEDLELHFRTLIGVGSNPNVAAVVVIGIEPQWTNRIVEGIAKTGKPVAGFSIEQNGDHNTICAASRKAKEFMHWATELQRVECPVSDLWVSTKCGESDTTSGIASNPTVGNAFDKLYEKGCTLLFGETTELTGGEHLVLERCANDEVRKQFQFFFDRYAKLVDDHKTSDLSDSQPTKGNIEGGLTTIEEKALGNIQKIGRKAPVVGCLDKAEAPTGPGLWFMDSSSAAAEMVTLCAAAGYVVHLFPTGQGNVIGNPILPVVKLCANPRTVRTMNEHIDVDVSGILRKELTMDGAGDKLVEMAIRTANGRNTAAEVLGHREFVLTRLYESA from the coding sequence ATGACCGCTAATACCTTCCTCGGCTACCGCCGCGAAAACGGCCGCGTGGGCGTGCGCAACCACGTGGTCATCCTGCCCCTGGACGATCTTTCCAATGCTGCCTCGGAAGCCGTGGCCAACAACGTCAAGGGCACCCTGGCCCTGCCGCACCCCTATGGCCGCCTGCAGTTCGGTGAAGACCTGGAACTGCACTTCCGCACCCTGATCGGCGTGGGCAGCAACCCCAACGTGGCCGCCGTGGTGGTCATCGGCATCGAACCCCAGTGGACCAACCGCATCGTGGAAGGCATCGCCAAGACCGGCAAGCCGGTGGCTGGCTTCTCCATCGAGCAGAACGGCGACCACAACACCATTTGCGCCGCCTCGCGCAAGGCCAAGGAATTCATGCACTGGGCCACCGAGCTGCAGCGCGTGGAATGCCCGGTGAGCGACCTGTGGGTGTCCACCAAGTGCGGTGAATCCGACACCACCTCGGGCATCGCCTCCAACCCCACCGTGGGTAACGCCTTCGACAAGCTGTACGAAAAGGGCTGCACCCTGCTGTTCGGTGAAACCACCGAACTGACCGGCGGCGAGCACCTGGTGCTGGAACGCTGTGCCAACGACGAAGTGCGCAAGCAGTTCCAGTTCTTCTTCGACCGCTACGCGAAGCTCGTGGACGACCACAAGACCAGCGACCTTTCCGACTCGCAGCCCACCAAGGGCAACATCGAAGGCGGCCTGACCACCATCGAGGAAAAGGCCCTCGGCAACATCCAGAAGATCGGCCGCAAGGCTCCGGTCGTGGGCTGCCTGGACAAGGCCGAAGCCCCCACCGGCCCCGGCCTGTGGTTCATGGATTCCTCGTCCGCCGCGGCGGAAATGGTCACCCTGTGCGCCGCTGCCGGGTACGTTGTGCACCTGTTCCCCACCGGGCAGGGCAACGTCATCGGCAACCCCATCCTTCCCGTGGTGAAGCTGTGCGCCAACCCGCGCACCGTGCGCACCATGAACGAGCACATCGACGTGGACGTGTCGGGCATCCTGCGCAAGGAACTGACCATGGACGGCGCCGGCGACAAGCTGGTGGAAATGGCCATCCGCACCGCCAACGGCCGTAACACCGCCGCCGAAGTGCTGGGCCACCGCGAGTTCGTCCTTACCCGTCTGTACGAAAGCGCCTAA
- a CDS encoding UxaA family hydrolase, with the protein MSIQFLVHEDGDSVGVVVVEGVKAGQELTGWVMAEDRTITFKVLNDIPIGHKLALKNLSVGDTVMKYGTDIGKVIAPIKQGEHLHVHNVKTKRW; encoded by the coding sequence ATGTCGATCCAATTTCTGGTGCACGAAGACGGCGATTCCGTCGGCGTCGTGGTTGTTGAAGGCGTCAAGGCCGGTCAGGAACTGACCGGTTGGGTGATGGCCGAAGACCGGACCATTACCTTCAAGGTGCTCAACGATATTCCGATCGGTCACAAGCTGGCCCTGAAGAACCTTTCCGTGGGTGATACCGTGATGAAGTACGGCACCGACATCGGCAAGGTCATCGCTCCCATCAAGCAGGGCGAACACCTGCACGTTCACAACGTCAAGACCAAGAGGTGGTAG
- a CDS encoding UxaA family hydrolase, with protein MSIQFLVHEDGDSVGVVAVEGVKAGQELTGWVMAEDRTITFKVLNDIPIGHKLALKNLSVGDTVMKYGTDIGKVIAPIKQGEHLHVHNVKTKRW; from the coding sequence ATGTCGATCCAATTTCTGGTGCACGAAGACGGCGATTCCGTCGGCGTCGTGGCTGTTGAAGGCGTCAAGGCCGGTCAGGAACTGACCGGTTGGGTGATGGCCGAAGACCGGACCATTACCTTCAAGGTGCTCAACGATATTCCGATCGGTCACAAGCTGGCCCTGAAGAACCTTTCCGTGGGTGATACCGTGATGAAGTACGGCACCGACATCGGCAAGGTCATCGCTCCCATCAAGCAGGGCGAACACCTGCACGTTCACAACGTCAAGACCAAGAGGTGGTAG
- a CDS encoding aminotransferase class IV: protein MHPADSTDPISPAAAPEAGSDPIRLLDAAVCLQRLLAAPRPGADRVLAFHDHRVGGICTDPRLLLVPLDDHLCHRGDGVFESIRYRQRRLFQLDLHLARLRRSAEAIHLAPPCPWDDLRGRIIAVARAGGQDEGGIRVLVGRGPGGFGISPAECPQSSLYIIAWRQTAPPEAWFAAGLSAFRSVVPAHRGPLTGVKHANYLLNVLMMDEARQRGMDVPLTFDAEGRLSESAIANVALVDATGTLAAPEGAGALPGTTLHRVMDLAAAFMPTARRAITEADILSAREFLILGTVYECASLVRYEGAPIGTGTPGPMAARLREALRRSLLADGTPF from the coding sequence ATGCACCCCGCCGATTCCACGGACCCCATCTCCCCTGCCGCCGCGCCCGAAGCCGGTTCCGACCCCATCCGCCTGCTTGATGCCGCCGTCTGCCTCCAGCGGCTGCTGGCCGCCCCCCGCCCCGGCGCGGACCGGGTGCTGGCCTTCCACGACCACCGCGTGGGCGGCATCTGCACCGACCCGCGCCTGCTGCTGGTCCCGCTGGACGACCACCTGTGCCACCGGGGCGATGGGGTGTTCGAATCCATTCGCTATCGGCAGCGCCGCCTGTTCCAGCTGGACCTGCACCTGGCCCGGCTGCGCCGCTCGGCGGAAGCCATCCACCTTGCGCCGCCCTGCCCGTGGGACGATCTGCGGGGCCGCATCATCGCCGTGGCCCGCGCGGGCGGCCAGGACGAAGGCGGCATCCGCGTGCTGGTGGGCCGGGGACCGGGCGGCTTCGGCATTTCACCCGCCGAATGCCCGCAGTCCAGCCTGTACATCATCGCCTGGCGGCAGACCGCCCCGCCGGAGGCATGGTTCGCCGCCGGGCTGTCCGCCTTCCGCAGCGTGGTGCCCGCGCATCGGGGGCCGCTTACCGGCGTGAAGCACGCCAACTACCTGCTCAACGTACTGATGATGGACGAGGCCCGGCAGCGCGGCATGGACGTGCCGCTGACCTTCGACGCCGAAGGCCGCCTGTCCGAATCGGCCATCGCCAACGTGGCCCTGGTGGACGCCACGGGAACCCTGGCCGCCCCGGAGGGCGCGGGCGCCCTGCCAGGCACCACCCTGCACCGGGTCATGGACCTGGCTGCCGCGTTCATGCCCACGGCCCGCCGCGCCATCACCGAGGCGGACATCCTGTCCGCACGGGAATTCCTGATCCTGGGCACCGTGTACGAATGCGCCAGCCTGGTGCGCTACGAGGGCGCGCCCATCGGCACGGGCACGCCCGGCCCCATGGCCGCCAGGCTGCGCGAGGCGTTGCGGCGCAGCCTGCTGGCCGATGGAACCCCTTTCTAG
- a CDS encoding tyrosine phenol-lyase — translation MDARYPAEPFKIKAVEPIAVTTRPEREKHIAEAGYNTFLLKSEDVGIDLLTDSGTTAMSDRQWAAMMIGDEAYAGSRNFLHLQEVVREYYGFRHIVPTHQGRGAENLLSQICIKPGDYVPGNMYFTTTRAHQELNGATFRDIIRDEAHDAQLEIPFKGNVDLNKLQALIDEVGADRIPYVCLAVTVNLAGGQPVSMGNMRAVKELCARHNIKVMFDATRCVENAYYIKEGEPGYADKSIRAILKEMMSYADGCTMSGKKDCMVNIGGFLCMNDDELFMKATELVVLYEGMPSYGGMAGRDMEAMAQGIRESVDEAYIAHRIAQCRYLGDRLTEAGVPIVRPVGGHAVFLDARAFLPHIPQDEFPAQMLAAQLYLEAGVRSMERGIVSAGRDKKTGEHHRPKLELVRLTIPRRVYTYAHLDVVADACIALYKHRDNIKGLRMVHEPKVLRFFTARFEPLK, via the coding sequence ATGGACGCCAGGTATCCCGCAGAACCGTTCAAGATCAAGGCTGTCGAACCCATTGCCGTGACCACCCGTCCGGAACGCGAGAAGCACATCGCCGAAGCCGGATACAACACCTTTCTGCTGAAGTCCGAAGACGTGGGCATAGACCTGCTGACCGACAGCGGCACTACCGCCATGAGCGACCGCCAGTGGGCGGCCATGATGATCGGCGATGAAGCCTATGCGGGCAGCCGCAACTTTCTGCATCTGCAGGAAGTGGTGCGCGAATACTACGGCTTCAGGCACATCGTGCCCACCCACCAGGGGCGCGGCGCGGAAAACCTGCTTTCGCAGATCTGCATCAAGCCCGGCGACTACGTGCCCGGCAACATGTACTTCACCACCACCCGCGCCCACCAGGAACTGAACGGGGCCACCTTCCGCGACATCATCCGCGACGAGGCGCACGACGCCCAACTGGAAATTCCCTTCAAGGGCAACGTGGACCTGAACAAGTTGCAGGCCCTCATCGACGAGGTGGGCGCGGATCGCATCCCCTACGTGTGCCTGGCCGTCACCGTGAACCTGGCGGGCGGCCAGCCGGTGAGCATGGGCAACATGCGCGCGGTGAAGGAACTGTGCGCCAGGCACAACATCAAGGTGATGTTCGACGCCACCCGCTGCGTGGAAAACGCCTACTACATCAAGGAAGGCGAGCCGGGCTACGCGGACAAGTCCATCCGCGCCATCCTGAAAGAGATGATGAGCTATGCCGACGGCTGCACCATGAGCGGCAAGAAGGACTGCATGGTCAACATCGGCGGCTTCCTGTGCATGAACGACGACGAACTGTTCATGAAGGCCACCGAACTGGTGGTGCTGTACGAAGGCATGCCCAGCTACGGCGGCATGGCCGGGCGCGACATGGAAGCCATGGCCCAGGGCATCCGCGAATCGGTGGACGAAGCCTACATCGCTCACCGCATTGCCCAGTGCCGCTACCTGGGTGACCGGTTGACCGAGGCGGGTGTGCCCATCGTGCGGCCCGTGGGCGGCCACGCCGTGTTCCTGGACGCCCGCGCCTTTCTGCCGCACATCCCGCAGGACGAATTCCCGGCCCAGATGCTGGCCGCCCAGTTGTACCTGGAAGCGGGCGTGCGCTCCATGGAACGGGGCATCGTTTCCGCCGGGCGCGACAAGAAGACCGGCGAGCACCACCGGCCCAAGCTGGAACTGGTCCGCCTGACCATTCCGCGTCGCGTGTACACGTATGCCCACCTGGACGTGGTTGCCGACGCCTGCATCGCACTGTACAAGCATCGCGACAATATCAAGGGTCTCAGGATGGTGCACGAGCCGAAGGTACTGCGCTTCTTCACGGCGCGCTTCGAGCCGCTGAAGTAA